Genomic DNA from Pelosinus sp. UFO1:
TAATTCATCTACATGCATAAAACGATTTTCAAACACAGTCTCACTAATCACACTGGTACCATGGGATATGGTAGTCATCGCCATAAATTGAGCTTGCATATCTGTTGGGAATCCAGGATAAGGCAACGTCTTAATATCTACAGCTCGCAAATTACCATCACTTTTGACACGTATACCATTCGTATCTTCTTCAATGGTAACGCCAGCTTCTTTTAGTTTTGCAATGACAGGTTTTAAATGTTCCGGCAAGGCATTCTCAACATATAAATCGCCACCCGCCATCGCGGCTGCTACCATATAAGTACCAGCTTCGATACGATCGGGAATAACTTCATAGGTTTTACCAGTTAATTCAGGGACTCCGTCAATTTTAATTAGATTCGTACCGGCACCACGAATGCGTGCACCCATGGTATTAAGATAATTGGCTAAATCAACAATTTCCGGCTCATGAGCTGGATTTTCTAAAATAGTCTGGCCTTTTGCCATACTGGCTGCCATCATAATATTTTCTGTAGCACCTACACTAGGAAAATCTAAATAAATTCTAGCCCCAGTCAATCCATTCGGTGCAGTTGCTTCAATATATCCATGTCCAATATCAATCTTCGCACCTAGGGCTTCGAAGCCTTTTAAATGCAAATCAATTGGGCGAGTTCCTATCGCACAGCCACCCGGTAAAGATATTTTGGAGTGACCATAACGAGCCAATAATGGCCCCATAATTAAAAAAGAAGCACGCATTTTACGGACCAACTCATAAGGCGCTTCACAACTACCAATTACCGT
This window encodes:
- the murA gene encoding UDP-N-acetylglucosamine 1-carboxyvinyltransferase → MERLVIRGGNKLYGTIKISGAKNAVLPLIAATLLGTSPSTLEGIPDLEDVRTFSQVLKHLGVEVQYSKEEQTMLVDSTVIGSCEAPYELVRKMRASFLIMGPLLARYGHSKISLPGGCAIGTRPIDLHLKGFEALGAKIDIGHGYIEATAPNGLTGARIYLDFPSVGATENIMMAASMAKGQTILENPAHEPEIVDLANYLNTMGARIRGAGTNLIKIDGVPELTGKTYEVIPDRIEAGTYMVAAAMAGGDLYVENALPEHLKPVIAKLKEAGVTIEEDTNGIRVKSDGNLRAVDIKTLPYPGFPTDMQAQFMAMTTISHGTSVISETVFENRFMHVDELKRMGANIKIDGRSAVVEGTPTLTGCPVKATDLRAGAALVLAGLVAEGETEVGYLHHIDRGYDGLVAKLCGVGADIKRVGTNECKK